In Paraburkholderia flagellata, a genomic segment contains:
- a CDS encoding DUF1479 domain-containing protein has protein sequence MAALQIDDVPAAIRQAKRMLRAQLPNYREVFEEVSQAIGEEARHIARLREAGEAVIPEIAFADIAAQRVSAEAIARVKARGVCVIRRVFEPEQAARWDAEIADYVARNDLDARAAERAAQRNALPPQASRPLIYGVYWSRPQVQARESAELTAARVFLNRLWRHESEGRVHFDPDVVPAYADRLRRRPPGTAAPGLAAHCDGGAVERWVDESFRQVYRHVFSGDWRRYDPFDGAYRTHASEIPSRIASSMFRTFQGWTALTPQGPGDGTLQVVPIANAMAYVLLRALQDDVAEDDLCGAQPGRGLPISAEWHAPLFDALTSIPQMQAGDTVFWHCDVIHSVEDEHRGSGYSNVMYIPATPGCSKNDAYLQRQLPSFLEGRSPPDFPPEHIEADLADRAGVADLTPLGRTQLGLPGDA, from the coding sequence ATGGCGGCACTTCAAATCGACGATGTCCCGGCCGCGATTCGGCAGGCCAAGCGCATGTTGCGCGCGCAACTGCCGAACTATCGCGAAGTGTTCGAGGAGGTCTCGCAGGCCATTGGCGAAGAAGCGCGGCACATCGCGCGGCTGCGCGAGGCCGGTGAGGCCGTGATTCCCGAGATCGCTTTCGCCGACATCGCGGCGCAGCGTGTGAGCGCCGAGGCGATTGCGCGCGTGAAAGCGCGCGGCGTCTGTGTGATCCGCCGCGTGTTCGAGCCGGAGCAGGCCGCGCGCTGGGACGCCGAAATCGCCGATTACGTGGCGCGCAACGATCTCGACGCGCGTGCCGCCGAACGCGCGGCGCAGCGCAATGCCCTCCCGCCGCAAGCGAGCCGTCCGCTGATCTATGGCGTCTACTGGTCGCGCCCGCAGGTGCAGGCGCGCGAGTCCGCCGAACTCACCGCCGCACGCGTCTTCCTCAACCGCCTGTGGCGCCACGAGAGCGAAGGGCGCGTGCATTTCGATCCTGACGTCGTGCCCGCCTACGCCGACCGTCTGCGGCGCCGGCCGCCCGGAACGGCCGCGCCCGGCCTCGCCGCGCATTGCGACGGCGGCGCAGTCGAGCGCTGGGTCGACGAGAGTTTCCGCCAGGTGTATCGCCACGTGTTCTCGGGCGACTGGCGGCGCTACGACCCATTCGACGGCGCTTACCGCACACACGCGAGCGAGATTCCTTCGCGCATCGCCTCGTCGATGTTCCGCACTTTCCAGGGCTGGACCGCGCTCACGCCGCAGGGGCCCGGCGACGGCACGCTGCAGGTCGTGCCGATCGCCAACGCGATGGCGTACGTCCTCCTGCGCGCGCTGCAGGACGACGTGGCCGAGGACGACCTGTGCGGCGCGCAGCCGGGGCGTGGGCTGCCGATTTCCGCCGAGTGGCACGCGCCGTTGTTCGATGCGCTGACATCGATTCCGCAGATGCAGGCTGGCGACACCGTGTTCTGGCACTGCGACGTGATTCACTCAGTGGAAGACGAGCACCGCGGCAGCGGTTACAGCAACGTGATGTACATTCCGGCCACACCGGGTTGTTCGAAGAACGACGCCTATTTGCAGCGCCAGTTGCCGAGTTTCCTCGAAGGCCGCAGTCCGCCCGACTTTCCGCCTGAGCACATCGAAGCCGATCTGGCGGATCGGGCAGGTGTGGCCGATCTCACCCCGCTCGGCCGTACACAGCTAGGTTTGCCCGGCGACGCTTGA
- a CDS encoding extracellular catalytic domain type 1 short-chain-length polyhydroxyalkanoate depolymerase has translation MPRKKTSVWLKGLELLTRMSTTRPKKKTTARKATPAKAAPVARPVAKPAKRAGKAHVGRAQPVGTGGRWIRSYHSAPPRAGHLVNHLAYALYLPAGALSATDLPLVVMLHGCKQTAESFAAGTRVCRLADRSGFAVLLPEQAKTSHAQRCWHWHGDHAQSEAPAVASLVDAIAREHGFDRERIYLAGISAGAGLASVLAMRYAWRFAAVGLHSGPVFGAATSTMSAMNVMRHASREEPVHLVDAALDVAVHPGMPAFIVQGEIDAVVDRRNAMQLGMQFARVNRLLDTQGELRVGEIRTYSRDAVAYTDYVKSGRLVVRVCVVRGLGHSWSGGDPREPFHSDRGPDAMSMMWQFFRRQRQSAAGEMA, from the coding sequence ATGCCCAGGAAAAAGACCAGCGTCTGGCTCAAAGGTCTCGAACTGCTCACCCGCATGAGCACGACGCGACCGAAGAAAAAAACCACCGCACGCAAAGCGACGCCCGCCAAGGCCGCGCCGGTCGCGAGGCCGGTAGCCAAGCCGGCGAAGCGCGCCGGGAAGGCGCACGTGGGGCGTGCGCAACCGGTAGGCACGGGCGGCAGGTGGATCCGCTCCTATCATTCCGCGCCGCCCAGGGCCGGGCATCTCGTCAATCATCTCGCTTATGCGCTCTATCTGCCCGCTGGTGCGCTCAGCGCCACGGACCTGCCGCTCGTGGTCATGCTACACGGCTGCAAGCAGACGGCGGAGTCGTTCGCCGCAGGCACGCGGGTTTGCCGGCTGGCGGATCGGTCAGGCTTTGCCGTGCTGCTGCCCGAGCAGGCGAAAACCTCGCACGCACAGCGGTGCTGGCACTGGCACGGCGATCATGCGCAGTCGGAGGCGCCAGCGGTGGCCTCGCTCGTCGATGCGATCGCGCGCGAGCACGGATTCGACCGCGAGCGCATCTATCTCGCGGGCATCTCGGCGGGGGCGGGACTCGCGTCCGTGCTCGCCATGCGCTATGCGTGGCGCTTCGCGGCCGTGGGTCTGCACTCCGGGCCGGTATTCGGCGCGGCCACATCCACGATGAGCGCGATGAACGTCATGCGTCACGCCAGCCGCGAAGAGCCGGTGCATCTCGTCGATGCCGCGCTCGACGTCGCCGTGCATCCCGGTATGCCCGCGTTCATCGTGCAAGGCGAAATCGACGCGGTCGTGGACAGGCGCAACGCCATGCAGCTCGGCATGCAGTTCGCGCGTGTCAACCGGCTGCTCGACACGCAGGGTGAATTGCGCGTTGGCGAGATACGGACCTATAGCCGCGACGCGGTGGCGTACACCGACTATGTCAAATCGGGCAGGCTCGTCGTACGGGTGTGTGTCGTTCGAGGGCTCGGGCACTCATGGAGCGGCGGCGACCCGCGCGAACCGTTTCATTCGGATCGAGGCCCCGACGCGATGTCGATGATGTGGCAGTTCTTCCGGCGGCAACGTCAAAGCGCTGCAGGTGAAATGGCGTGA
- a CDS encoding chromate transporter, translating into MTASTPNAPPRPTLLGLFLIFSRIGLTSFGGGLSGWLLREFVQDRNWISEEDFLNGLAISQALPGINVKNMAIWIGYRLLGWRGAAVAVTGIVVPPACLIIVIGSVVGALIFHPLTQILIAGAAAAATGLSLSMGVVTARRVRRQGLPLLLMAATFLAIGILRLSLVWVVVAGGSVSVLYEYVAIRRGAR; encoded by the coding sequence GTGACTGCTTCCACGCCAAACGCCCCGCCGCGCCCCACGCTGCTCGGACTCTTTCTGATATTCAGCCGCATTGGCTTGACGAGCTTTGGCGGCGGTTTGAGCGGCTGGCTGTTGCGCGAATTCGTTCAGGATCGCAACTGGATCAGCGAAGAGGACTTCCTCAACGGGCTCGCCATCTCACAGGCACTGCCCGGCATCAACGTCAAGAACATGGCGATCTGGATCGGGTATCGGCTGCTCGGCTGGCGTGGCGCCGCCGTGGCCGTCACCGGTATCGTCGTGCCGCCCGCGTGTCTGATCATCGTGATTGGCAGCGTGGTCGGCGCGCTCATCTTCCATCCGCTCACGCAGATCCTGATCGCTGGCGCCGCTGCAGCGGCCACAGGCTTGTCGCTGTCGATGGGTGTCGTCACCGCGCGACGTGTGCGGCGACAAGGGCTTCCGCTGCTGCTCATGGCGGCGACCTTTCTTGCAATCGGCATTCTGCGTTTGTCACTGGTGTGGGTGGTCGTGGCGGGCGGCTCGGTGAGCGTGCTCTACGAATACGTGGCGATCCGCCGAGGTGCGCGATGA
- a CDS encoding chromate transporter has product MNGRLLGQLAAIFAPLSLVTIGGGQAIVAEIQRQVVEVHPWMTHSQFAADFAISRMAPGPGSLLVTLIGWQVAGFWGALVATAALLLPTGFLIYGVTHIWGRYQGAAWQLALERGLRPIAAGMMLAAGWVLLKSLNGGLPAKAIAVVSLCVLLRTRVSPLVLLLAGALALFGVSLIGAGLPHWLQVQLT; this is encoded by the coding sequence ATGAACGGACGCCTGCTCGGTCAGCTTGCTGCCATTTTCGCGCCACTTTCGCTCGTGACGATCGGCGGCGGCCAGGCGATCGTCGCGGAGATTCAGCGCCAGGTCGTGGAAGTTCATCCATGGATGACGCATTCGCAATTCGCCGCCGACTTCGCGATTTCGCGCATGGCGCCGGGCCCGGGCTCGCTGCTCGTCACGCTGATCGGCTGGCAGGTCGCCGGTTTCTGGGGCGCGCTCGTGGCGACCGCAGCGCTCTTGCTGCCAACGGGCTTCCTCATCTACGGCGTCACGCATATCTGGGGCCGCTATCAGGGCGCGGCGTGGCAGTTGGCGCTCGAGCGCGGCCTGCGCCCCATCGCGGCCGGCATGATGCTCGCGGCGGGCTGGGTGCTGCTCAAATCGCTGAATGGCGGCCTTCCCGCAAAGGCGATTGCCGTCGTGTCGCTTTGCGTGCTGCTCAGAACGCGGGTCAGTCCGCTCGTTCTTCTCCTTGCCGGCGCGCTTGCGCTGTTTGGCGTCAGCCTGATCGGCGCGGGCCTGCCGCATTGGCTCCAGGTGCAGCTCACGTAG
- a CDS encoding DUF4148 domain-containing protein, translating into MNRRPLFALLVVTASIGAVSTASAQGLTRAQVRQQLIEAQANGSQFVSDTSYPDVSPVFAQQVAHAKAQKQQQEPSGMGAPMQGTSDAGAPRAPSTTCVGPVSFCNLYSGS; encoded by the coding sequence ATTAACCGCCGCCCGCTTTTCGCCTTGCTCGTCGTGACTGCTTCCATCGGCGCTGTGTCCACCGCGTCCGCGCAGGGACTCACGCGTGCCCAGGTACGCCAGCAATTGATCGAAGCTCAGGCCAACGGCTCGCAATTCGTGAGCGATACCTCGTATCCCGATGTGAGCCCTGTATTCGCGCAGCAAGTCGCTCACGCGAAAGCACAGAAGCAACAACAGGAACCCAGCGGCATGGGCGCGCCCATGCAAGGCACGAGCGACGCCGGCGCGCCGCGCGCGCCGAGCACGACGTGCGTCGGGCCGGTGAGCTTCTGCAACCTGTATTCGGGTAGCTGA
- a CDS encoding trypsin-like peptidase domain-containing protein, which translates to MLRLNFARTSRPAAALALALVSAFCFEANAASPPAASTKPPANKAAADKAASAAAANNKAANDKAASDKAAAQKAAAETSAPAAATPDFFSLAERYGPAVVHVIARSGDDPSMQPEQEAIDDADPFSAFFKRAPKPTSDAEASGPRVMTGAGSGFIVSPDGVVLTTAHVVDNADQVTVRLTDKREFKAEVVAVDPQSDVAVLQIDAHDLPFVKLAETAKVHAGEPVLSIGSPDSYQNTVTTGILSATSRTLPDGQAFPFLQTDVAVNPDNSGGPIFNRAGEVIGIDVQIYADGGRYQGLTFAIPIDAANQFRAQLQARKAAPAASPNAANAANATSAGTGGTIRTFGMQVEDVSPGLAAALGLSHAGGALVDAVDPASPIGKAGIRAGDVIVQVGTKPVDRAATLAAALAAVPPAKPASLKVIRNRQPAVAGFSNTAFEAKAEDAPAAAAGAEGAPAARATDAAQAADKTDAPAAAAVGDPASKTPPANVHAVKTVMTDTGAPLAQPVTAQTPRHAADRLGLIAHALSEEEKRSTGLPLGLMVEASTGPAATAGVRAGDVVLSLDDTLVESQEQAAALEAKATKSMSLLIQRNNARSFVAVKVR; encoded by the coding sequence GTGCTCCGCCTGAACTTCGCCCGCACTTCGCGCCCCGCGGCCGCGCTTGCCCTCGCGCTTGTCAGCGCTTTCTGTTTTGAGGCGAACGCGGCATCGCCGCCTGCGGCCTCCACCAAGCCGCCCGCCAACAAAGCCGCCGCCGACAAAGCTGCCAGCGCAGCGGCCGCTAACAACAAGGCCGCTAACGACAAGGCGGCTAGCGACAAGGCCGCCGCGCAGAAAGCCGCCGCCGAGACATCCGCGCCGGCGGCCGCCACACCCGACTTCTTCTCGCTCGCGGAGCGCTACGGCCCTGCCGTCGTGCACGTGATCGCGCGCAGCGGCGACGACCCGTCCATGCAGCCCGAGCAGGAGGCCATCGACGACGCCGATCCTTTCTCCGCGTTCTTCAAGCGAGCGCCGAAGCCGACGTCTGACGCCGAAGCCAGCGGGCCGCGCGTCATGACGGGCGCGGGCTCCGGGTTCATCGTCAGCCCCGATGGCGTCGTGCTCACCACGGCGCATGTCGTCGACAACGCCGATCAAGTGACCGTGCGGCTCACGGACAAGCGCGAGTTCAAGGCGGAGGTGGTCGCCGTCGACCCGCAAAGCGACGTTGCCGTGCTGCAGATCGACGCTCACGATCTGCCGTTCGTGAAGCTCGCCGAGACGGCGAAGGTGCACGCCGGCGAGCCGGTGCTCTCGATCGGATCGCCGGACAGCTATCAAAACACCGTGACGACGGGCATCCTCAGCGCGACTTCGCGCACGCTGCCCGACGGCCAGGCGTTCCCGTTCCTGCAGACCGACGTGGCGGTCAACCCCGACAACTCCGGCGGCCCGATCTTCAATCGCGCGGGCGAGGTGATCGGCATCGACGTGCAGATTTACGCGGACGGCGGCCGCTACCAAGGCCTGACTTTTGCGATTCCGATCGACGCCGCCAACCAGTTCCGCGCCCAGTTGCAGGCGCGCAAGGCGGCGCCCGCCGCCAGCCCCAATGCGGCGAACGCGGCAAACGCCACGAGCGCAGGCACTGGCGGCACGATCCGCACATTCGGCATGCAGGTCGAAGACGTGAGCCCCGGGCTCGCGGCGGCGCTCGGCTTGTCGCACGCGGGCGGCGCGCTCGTCGACGCCGTCGATCCCGCCTCGCCCATCGGCAAAGCGGGCATCCGGGCCGGCGACGTGATCGTCCAGGTCGGCACGAAACCCGTCGACCGGGCCGCGACGCTCGCTGCCGCGCTCGCTGCCGTACCGCCAGCCAAACCCGCCTCGCTCAAGGTGATCCGCAACCGGCAGCCGGCGGTGGCCGGCTTCTCGAACACCGCGTTCGAGGCCAAGGCGGAAGATGCGCCCGCGGCGGCGGCAGGGGCAGAAGGGGCACCAGCGGCGCGAGCAACCGACGCCGCACAGGCGGCAGACAAGACCGACGCGCCAGCTGCGGCCGCCGTCGGGGATCCGGCAAGCAAGACGCCGCCGGCTAATGTGCACGCCGTCAAGACGGTGATGACGGACACGGGCGCCCCGCTCGCCCAACCTGTCACCGCGCAGACCCCGCGCCACGCGGCGGACCGCCTCGGCCTCATCGCGCACGCACTGAGCGAAGAGGAAAAGCGCTCGACCGGCCTGCCGCTCGGTTTGATGGTGGAAGCCTCGACTGGCCCCGCCGCGACCGCGGGCGTGCGGGCTGGCGACGTCGTGCTGTCGCTCGACGACACGCTGGTCGAATCGCAGGAGCAAGCCGCCGCGCTCGAAGCAAAGGCGACGAAGAGCATGTCGCTGCTGATTCAGCGCAATAACGCGCGCAGCTTTGTTGCAGTGAAGGTTAGGTGA
- a CDS encoding anti-sigma factor family protein: MSEQQNPVTQDEIHAYVDGTLSEARRADVERELERNPELAARASDFFALNNLLHERYDRVLNEPLPARLRVAAPEPQAKAVHNTGPATRPAANWPRFAGLAATLVLGVGIGWGMHHGMSGMSSAGGPPGAAGGGELRAVSADGSMRFAQQAALAHVVYMPTVVRPDTMDDSQEQDFVKWLANRLGTNVRAPMLSKSGFELSGGRLLPADDGGEVAQFMYHNAQGERVTLCISHRKTSANTTAFKLYQDGPVNVFYWVDGDFGYALSGGIDRKALLQLAHDVYAQLTPR; encoded by the coding sequence ATGAGCGAGCAACAAAATCCAGTCACGCAAGACGAGATCCACGCCTACGTGGACGGCACGCTTTCCGAGGCGCGCCGCGCCGACGTGGAGCGCGAGCTCGAACGCAATCCCGAGCTCGCCGCGCGCGCGAGCGACTTCTTCGCGCTCAACAACCTGCTGCACGAGCGTTACGACCGCGTGCTCAACGAACCGCTGCCCGCTCGCCTGCGCGTGGCCGCGCCTGAGCCTCAGGCTAAAGCGGTGCATAACACGGGGCCGGCGACGCGGCCAGCGGCGAACTGGCCGCGCTTCGCGGGCCTCGCGGCGACGCTCGTGCTGGGCGTGGGAATCGGCTGGGGCATGCACCACGGCATGAGCGGCATGAGCAGCGCGGGCGGACCCCCAGGCGCGGCTGGCGGCGGCGAACTGCGTGCGGTGAGCGCGGACGGCTCCATGCGCTTCGCCCAGCAAGCGGCGCTCGCGCACGTGGTCTACATGCCGACGGTGGTGCGGCCCGATACGATGGACGACAGTCAGGAGCAGGACTTCGTGAAGTGGCTCGCCAACCGGCTCGGCACCAACGTGCGCGCGCCGATGCTCTCGAAGAGCGGCTTCGAGCTTTCGGGCGGCCGCTTGTTACCGGCCGACGACGGCGGCGAAGTCGCGCAGTTCATGTATCACAACGCGCAAGGCGAGCGCGTGACGCTCTGTATCTCGCACCGCAAGACGAGCGCCAACACCACCGCGTTCAAGCTGTATCAGGATGGACCGGTGAACGTGTTCTATTGGGTGGACGGGGATTTCGGGTATGCGCTTTCCGGCGGTATCGACCGCAAGGCGCTGCTGCAGCTCGCGCATGACGTTTATGCGCAATTGACGCCGCGGTGA
- a CDS encoding sigma-70 family RNA polymerase sigma factor, with the protein MDIRDELIEHVPRLRRYARALINNRELADDLVQDTLERAIARTELFRPGTDLRAWLFTIMHNIFVNQVRKSAARGAHVSVDDESVPETDYAVPATQTGALEVRDLDFALQRLPVEQREVVLLVGLEEMSYADVALALDIPIGTVMSRLSRGRERLRALMAGSVPRANLKVVR; encoded by the coding sequence ATGGACATCCGTGACGAGCTGATAGAACACGTGCCGCGCCTGCGACGCTACGCGCGCGCGCTGATCAACAACCGCGAGCTCGCCGACGACCTCGTGCAGGACACGCTCGAACGTGCGATCGCTCGCACGGAGCTGTTTCGCCCGGGTACCGACCTGCGCGCCTGGCTTTTCACGATCATGCACAACATCTTCGTGAACCAGGTGCGTAAGTCGGCGGCGCGCGGCGCGCACGTTTCCGTCGACGACGAAAGCGTGCCCGAAACCGACTACGCCGTGCCCGCTACGCAGACGGGCGCGCTCGAAGTGCGCGATCTCGATTTCGCGCTGCAACGCCTTCCCGTGGAGCAGCGTGAAGTGGTGCTTTTGGTGGGGCTGGAGGAAATGAGTTACGCCGATGTCGCATTGGCGCTCGACATACCGATCGGTACGGTCATGTCGCGTCTTTCGAGGGGACGTGAGCGCCTGCGCGCGCTCATGGCCGGTTCCGTCCCGCGTGCGAATCTGAAGGTGGTGCGATGA
- a CDS encoding transcriptional regulator, which yields MKFRGPLDEPPVSEADIQAYSDGTLAGARAAHVRHYLAGKPGEWHRILFYRRLNAQIRAAYPAQAAQTTYSRTAANRGRRVLRYATALAAALALVAAALGWIAVTQPSQQVLNNAAVMALMEAENAQPEALESGAARAPFDFSAAGLHFLGGGEVRVGPFASAQRYVYENSQGERVVLLASRAWLAGAAPQWSAHRAGPLRLLMWRERGTRWVLAGNAQTRGLMRAADLATLATPPAREGDGS from the coding sequence ATGAAGTTCCGCGGGCCGCTCGACGAGCCGCCAGTTTCCGAAGCCGATATCCAGGCCTATAGCGACGGCACGCTTGCAGGCGCGCGCGCGGCACACGTTCGGCACTACCTTGCGGGCAAGCCTGGCGAATGGCATCGCATCCTGTTTTACCGGCGCCTGAACGCCCAGATCCGCGCCGCGTACCCGGCGCAGGCCGCACAGACGACGTACTCGCGCACCGCTGCGAACCGAGGCAGGCGGGTGTTGCGCTACGCTACCGCTCTTGCGGCGGCCCTGGCGCTGGTGGCCGCGGCATTGGGGTGGATTGCCGTGACGCAACCGTCGCAGCAAGTGCTGAACAACGCCGCGGTCATGGCTCTGATGGAGGCGGAAAACGCGCAGCCAGAGGCGCTGGAATCAGGCGCGGCGCGTGCGCCGTTCGATTTTAGCGCGGCCGGTCTGCACTTTCTCGGCGGCGGCGAAGTGCGGGTTGGCCCGTTTGCGAGCGCGCAGCGCTATGTCTACGAGAACAGCCAGGGCGAGCGCGTGGTGCTGCTCGCGAGCCGCGCGTGGCTGGCGGGCGCGGCGCCCCAATGGAGCGCGCACCGCGCGGGTCCGCTGAGGCTTTTGATGTGGCGCGAGCGCGGCACGCGCTGGGTGCTCGCGGGCAACGCGCAAACGCGCGGCCTGATGCGCGCAGCGGACCTCGCGACGCTCGCCACGCCGCCGGCGCGCGAGGGCGACGGATCGTGA
- a CDS encoding diguanylate cyclase, producing the protein MPMMVLLVDDQAIVAEAVRRALASEREIDFHYCAHPDQAVRTAEEVRPTVILQDLVMPGTDGLTLVRAYRANEATRDVPIIVLSTKEEPAIKSAAFASGANDYLVKLPDSVELIARVKYHSRSYVNMLQRDEAYRALRRSQQELLRANLELRRLTHSDGLTGLSNRRYLDEFLSAEWKRAERERTEVSLLMIDVDYFKPYNDTYGHVAGDNVLRSVATTIRREIRQPRDLVARFGGEEFAVVLPGTGSAGARLLAEKMRRDVAGLALPHVGSAVSEHLTISIGVATLTPAPGLAETALIEEADAALYRAKRDGRNRVAFSTHVTERG; encoded by the coding sequence ATGCCGATGATGGTGCTGCTGGTGGACGACCAGGCGATCGTGGCCGAGGCCGTGCGCCGGGCGCTCGCGAGCGAGCGCGAGATCGACTTCCACTATTGCGCGCATCCCGACCAGGCCGTGCGCACCGCCGAGGAAGTGCGCCCGACCGTGATCCTGCAGGACCTCGTGATGCCGGGCACCGACGGCCTCACGCTCGTGCGCGCCTATCGCGCGAACGAAGCGACGCGCGACGTGCCGATCATCGTGCTTTCCACCAAGGAAGAGCCCGCCATCAAGAGCGCGGCGTTCGCCTCGGGCGCGAACGATTACCTCGTCAAGCTGCCGGACAGCGTCGAGCTGATCGCGCGCGTGAAATATCATTCGCGATCCTACGTAAACATGCTCCAGCGCGACGAAGCGTATCGCGCGCTGCGCCGCTCGCAGCAGGAACTGCTCCGCGCGAACCTCGAACTGCGCCGCCTCACGCATTCGGATGGCCTTACGGGCCTCTCGAACCGGCGTTATCTCGACGAATTCCTGAGCGCCGAGTGGAAACGCGCGGAGCGCGAGCGCACCGAAGTGTCGCTGCTGATGATCGACGTGGACTACTTCAAGCCCTATAACGACACCTACGGCCACGTGGCCGGCGACAACGTGCTGCGCTCGGTGGCGACGACGATCCGTCGCGAGATACGTCAACCGCGCGATCTCGTGGCGCGCTTCGGCGGCGAGGAGTTCGCAGTCGTTTTGCCGGGCACGGGCAGCGCGGGCGCGCGTCTGCTTGCCGAGAAAATGCGCCGCGACGTGGCGGGACTCGCGCTGCCGCACGTGGGCTCGGCCGTGAGCGAGCACCTCACGATCAGCATCGGCGTGGCCACGCTCACGCCCGCGCCGGGGCTCGCGGAAACGGCGCTGATCGAGGAAGCCGACGCCGCGCTCTACCGGGCCAAGCGCGATGGGCGTAATCGCGTGGCGTTTTCCACGCACGTGACGGAGCGCGGGTAA
- a CDS encoding chemotaxis response regulator protein-glutamate methylesterase — protein MKIGIANDMPLAVEALRHAIATRPGHRVLWVAANGEEAVQFCAAQVPDVILMDLVMPKLDGVEATRQIMARSPCPILIVTSSVGANAWRVYEAMGAGALDAVDTPTLAGPDTRRTMDLLLAKIEQIGRVSGALDFTARASGAAVPGVSKAPLVAIGASAGGPGALAAVLGALPAGFGASIVIVQHVDQSFAAGMADWLDGQTPLTVRIALEGEEPAPGCVLLAATNDHLHMTAGGKLAYTREPADTPYRPSVDTFFHSLVERWTGEAIGVLLTGMGRDGAIGLKAMRAKGWHTIAQDEATSAVYGMPKAAAALFAARAILPLDAIAPELASRVKSLHQSAG, from the coding sequence ATGAAAATCGGTATCGCCAACGACATGCCGCTCGCAGTCGAGGCACTGCGGCACGCCATCGCGACGCGGCCAGGCCATCGCGTGCTGTGGGTCGCAGCGAACGGCGAGGAAGCCGTGCAGTTCTGCGCGGCGCAAGTGCCCGACGTGATCCTCATGGATCTCGTGATGCCGAAACTCGACGGCGTGGAGGCTACGCGGCAGATCATGGCGCGCTCGCCGTGCCCCATTTTGATCGTGACGAGCAGCGTGGGTGCGAACGCCTGGCGCGTGTACGAGGCGATGGGCGCGGGCGCGCTCGATGCCGTCGATACGCCCACGCTCGCCGGGCCCGATACGCGCCGCACGATGGACCTGTTGCTCGCGAAGATCGAGCAGATCGGGCGCGTTTCCGGCGCGCTCGATTTCACCGCGCGCGCGTCGGGCGCAGCAGTGCCAGGCGTGTCGAAGGCGCCGCTCGTCGCGATCGGCGCCTCGGCGGGCGGCCCTGGCGCGCTCGCCGCCGTGCTCGGCGCGCTGCCCGCCGGTTTCGGCGCGAGCATCGTGATCGTGCAGCACGTGGACCAGTCGTTCGCCGCGGGCATGGCCGACTGGCTCGACGGACAGACCCCGCTCACGGTGCGCATTGCGCTCGAAGGCGAGGAGCCTGCGCCCGGCTGCGTGCTGCTCGCCGCGACCAACGATCATCTGCACATGACAGCGGGCGGCAAGCTGGCTTACACTCGCGAGCCGGCCGACACACCATACCGTCCCTCCGTCGATACGTTCTTTCACAGCCTCGTCGAGCGCTGGACGGGCGAGGCGATTGGCGTGCTGCTCACCGGCATGGGGCGCGACGGCGCCATCGGCCTGAAGGCGATGCGCGCCAAGGGCTGGCACACCATCGCACAGGACGAGGCGACCAGCGCCGTGTACGGCATGCCCAAGGCGGCGGCGGCGCTGTTCGCCGCGCGCGCGATCCTGCCGCTCGACGCCATTGCCCCCGAGCTTGCGAGCCGGGTGAAATCACTGCATCAATCTGCCGGCTAA